The following are encoded in a window of Mannheimia varigena genomic DNA:
- the nrdG gene encoding anaerobic ribonucleoside-triphosphate reductase activating protein yields the protein MENLRFNSEQIVWQEVPNETSLAFLITGCPLGCKGCHSADSWKTGQGNELTCDYLIERLIRYQGLISCVLFMGGEWQAEKLLPLLQLCRQRRLQTCLYTGLEQNEIPHYLLTELTYLKTGRWIAERGGLSSLTTNQRFIDLRNNENLNHLFIKGATL from the coding sequence ATGGAAAACCTAAGATTTAACTCAGAGCAAATTGTTTGGCAAGAAGTACCGAATGAGACCTCGCTGGCTTTTCTCATTACCGGCTGCCCCTTAGGCTGCAAAGGCTGCCATAGTGCTGACAGTTGGAAAACCGGTCAAGGTAATGAATTAACCTGTGATTATCTCATTGAACGCCTAATACGCTATCAAGGTTTAATTAGCTGTGTACTATTTATGGGTGGCGAATGGCAAGCAGAAAAATTACTCCCGTTATTACAACTTTGCAGACAGCGACGCTTACAAACTTGCCTTTACACTGGCTTAGAGCAGAATGAAATTCCCCACTATTTATTAACTGAATTAACCTATTTAAAAACCGGTCGTTGGATTGCCGAACGAGGCGGATTGAGCAGTCTAACCACCAACCAACGTTTTATTGATTTACGCAATAACGAAAATCTCAACCACTTATTTATCAAAGGAGCAACGCTATGA
- a CDS encoding MFS transporter, whose translation MSNTQSSPHSSPTKVAVASMVGTAIEYFDNYIYTMAAVLVFNVQFFNSDDPVSNQLMSLSVLALAFFTRPMGSIIFGHFGDKYGRKQTLIASLLLMGLSTVAIGLLPNYAAIGIWATVLLCLCRIGQGLGLGGEWGGAALVATEHAPKHKRAFFGIFPQMGAPIGLLLANGAFYLVNLIYGEQAFLDWAWRIPFVASLVMIFIGLYIRIKISESPIFLKAEQQGKNRHTPLKTLLSKHFKPFIIGVLIATAGYVLFYILVAFTPIFVKSPVAVSKAGYATGLGLPANLYTQYLLITSVIFGIAIFFSGLYSDRIGRRLLLLIATGTTVIYGLTMPFFLENGTPTSIFIFLSIGMILIGLSFGPMAVILPELFPTEVRYTGASLAYTAAGILGASVFTIVAVKINENFGLFGVGGYLSAASLLSFWALWQVHETKDLELAEI comes from the coding sequence ATGTCTAACACTCAATCTAGCCCACACTCAAGCCCGACTAAAGTCGCCGTAGCCTCAATGGTTGGCACGGCGATTGAATATTTTGATAACTATATCTACACAATGGCAGCGGTGTTGGTATTTAATGTGCAGTTTTTTAACAGCGATGATCCGGTTTCCAACCAGTTAATGTCACTTTCAGTGCTGGCTCTCGCCTTTTTCACCCGCCCGATGGGTTCCATTATTTTCGGGCATTTTGGTGATAAATATGGGCGGAAACAAACCTTAATTGCCTCGCTTTTATTAATGGGGCTTTCCACTGTGGCTATCGGGCTGCTGCCAAACTATGCCGCCATCGGCATTTGGGCAACGGTGCTGCTCTGCTTGTGCCGTATTGGGCAAGGGCTAGGCTTGGGCGGCGAATGGGGCGGAGCCGCATTAGTCGCTACCGAACACGCCCCGAAACACAAGCGGGCGTTTTTTGGTATTTTTCCGCAAATGGGGGCTCCCATCGGCTTGTTATTAGCCAATGGGGCGTTTTACCTCGTGAACTTGATTTATGGCGAACAAGCCTTTCTAGACTGGGCGTGGCGAATCCCGTTTGTGGCTTCCCTCGTGATGATTTTTATCGGCTTATATATCCGTATTAAAATCAGCGAAAGCCCGATTTTCCTCAAAGCGGAACAACAAGGCAAAAACCGTCACACACCGCTGAAAACCCTGCTTAGCAAGCATTTCAAGCCGTTTATCATCGGCGTACTAATTGCCACCGCAGGCTATGTGCTATTCTATATTTTGGTTGCTTTCACCCCAATTTTCGTAAAAAGCCCGGTGGCAGTATCCAAAGCAGGCTACGCCACGGGTTTAGGCTTGCCGGCAAATCTCTACACTCAATATTTGCTGATCACCTCCGTGATTTTCGGGATCGCCATTTTCTTCTCAGGCCTATATTCCGACCGCATCGGTCGCCGATTACTGCTACTGATTGCAACAGGAACAACCGTAATCTATGGCTTAACTATGCCGTTTTTCCTGGAAAACGGTACGCCAACTTCGATCTTTATTTTCTTAAGCATCGGAATGATCTTAATCGGCTTAAGCTTCGGGCCAATGGCGGTGATTTTGCCTGAACTCTTTCCAACCGAAGTCCGCTACACTGGAGCTTCCCTCGCCTACACTGCCGCCGGCATTTTAGGAGCGAGCGTGTTTACCATTGTGGCGGTGAAAATCAACGAAAACTTTGGATTATTTGGAGTTGGAGGGTATTTATCCGCCGCTTCATTACTGAGTTTCTGGGCATTGTGGCAAGTTCACGAAACCAAAGATTTGGAATTAGCGGAGATTTAA
- the nrfC gene encoding cytochrome c nitrite reductase Fe-S protein, with amino-acid sequence MTCTRRDFVSGAGAIAVVASTGLATSITLATEKEKKKIRYAMVHDETACIGCTACMDACRTTNNVPEGVSRLEIIRSEPFGEFPNVEYEFFRQSCQHCTNAPCVSVCPTGASFVDPETGIVDVHSDLCVGCQYCIAVCPYRVRFIHPEKKSADKCNFCRDTNLAAGKQPACVEACPTKALTFGDMNDPTSDIFHKVKNNPVYRTKTSLGTEPNLYHIPFGKGEHR; translated from the coding sequence ATGACTTGCACCCGTAGAGATTTCGTCTCAGGGGCTGGTGCTATCGCAGTTGTGGCAAGTACAGGGCTTGCCACCTCTATAACTCTTGCGACTGAGAAAGAAAAAAAGAAAATCCGTTATGCGATGGTTCACGATGAAACCGCTTGCATCGGTTGTACGGCTTGTATGGACGCTTGCCGCACTACCAACAACGTGCCAGAAGGTGTTTCCCGTTTAGAAATTATCCGTAGCGAACCGTTTGGCGAATTTCCGAATGTCGAGTACGAGTTCTTCCGCCAATCTTGCCAACATTGTACCAACGCACCGTGCGTGAGCGTTTGCCCGACAGGAGCTTCATTTGTAGATCCTGAAACCGGCATTGTGGACGTTCACTCAGACTTATGCGTAGGTTGTCAATATTGTATTGCGGTCTGTCCGTACCGTGTTCGTTTCATTCACCCAGAGAAAAAATCTGCCGATAAATGTAACTTCTGCCGTGATACCAACTTGGCAGCAGGCAAACAGCCGGCGTGTGTTGAGGCTTGCCCAACCAAAGCATTGACTTTCGGTGATATGAACGACCCAACCAGTGATATTTTCCATAAAGTGAAAAACAACCCTGTTTATCGCACGAAAACTTCGCTCGGCACAGAACCGAACTTGTATCACATTCCATTTGGTAAAGGAGAACATAGATAA
- the ilvG gene encoding acetolactate synthase 2 catalytic subunit yields the protein MNGARFIAESLKAHGVTTIFGYPGGAIMPTYDAIYDSGLDHLLCRNEQGAAMAAIGYARSTGKVGVCIATSGPGATNLITGLGDAALDSIPVVAITGQVASHLIGTDAFQEADVLGMSLGCTKHSFIVQNIEELPEILALAFQIAQSGRPGPVLVDVPRDVQLAATSASPIVYEKLKPAAQDSAKLAEAKQLLAEAKRPVLYVGGGVGMADGVQAVRNFAKIANIPSVSTLKGLGTIEPTDPLYMGMIGMHGTKAANYAVQECDLLIACGARFDDRVTGKLDTFAPHAKVIHIDIDNAEINKLRQAQVALKGDLIEAVNALAQPLNIDAWREDVRNLKQQFDFQYQDNAGDGDIDAVALLHTLSERKDPNSVVTTDVGQHQMWSAQHLTYNSPKNYITSAGFGSMGFGLPAAIGAVKARPNDQVIVITGDGSILMNIQELGTIKRGKLPVKILLLDNQRLGMVRQWQSLFFHGRHSHTILDDNPDFVMLAKAFDIEGERIEKACEVSDGIDRLLNAKGAYLLHVCIPQEDNVWPLVPPGACNADMLDDDV from the coding sequence ATGAATGGTGCAAGATTTATCGCCGAGAGCCTAAAAGCTCACGGTGTAACCACAATTTTTGGCTATCCGGGCGGGGCAATTATGCCAACCTACGATGCCATTTATGATTCAGGGCTGGATCACCTCCTCTGCCGTAACGAACAAGGGGCGGCAATGGCGGCGATTGGTTATGCTCGCTCCACCGGCAAGGTCGGCGTTTGTATCGCCACTTCAGGCCCTGGGGCAACCAACTTGATTACTGGTTTAGGCGATGCGGCGTTAGATTCTATCCCTGTTGTCGCCATCACAGGGCAAGTGGCTAGCCACTTAATTGGCACAGATGCTTTCCAAGAAGCGGACGTTCTCGGCATGTCACTTGGCTGCACTAAACATAGCTTTATCGTGCAAAATATCGAAGAGCTGCCTGAAATTTTAGCCTTAGCCTTCCAAATTGCTCAAAGTGGCAGACCAGGCCCGGTACTGGTAGACGTGCCTCGTGACGTGCAATTAGCCGCCACTTCGGCCTCTCCGATTGTGTATGAAAAACTCAAACCTGCGGCACAAGATTCAGCAAAATTAGCCGAAGCCAAGCAGCTTCTTGCCGAAGCAAAACGCCCAGTGCTTTATGTCGGCGGTGGCGTGGGAATGGCAGACGGTGTGCAAGCGGTCAGAAATTTCGCAAAAATTGCAAATATTCCTTCTGTTTCCACGCTTAAAGGTTTGGGCACCATTGAGCCTACCGATCCGCTTTATATGGGAATGATCGGTATGCACGGCACCAAAGCGGCAAACTATGCGGTGCAAGAGTGCGATTTGTTGATTGCGTGCGGTGCTCGTTTTGACGACCGTGTGACTGGCAAATTAGACACCTTCGCCCCACACGCCAAAGTGATCCACATTGATATTGATAATGCCGAGATCAACAAGCTCCGCCAAGCCCAAGTGGCTCTTAAAGGTGATTTAATTGAAGCCGTGAATGCTCTCGCTCAACCATTAAACATTGATGCGTGGCGTGAAGATGTGCGTAATTTGAAACAGCAGTTCGATTTCCAATATCAAGACAACGCCGGCGATGGCGATATTGATGCCGTTGCCTTGCTGCACACACTTTCTGAGCGTAAAGATCCAAACAGCGTGGTGACAACAGATGTCGGTCAGCACCAAATGTGGTCGGCACAACATTTAACCTACAATTCCCCGAAAAACTACATCACCTCTGCGGGCTTCGGCTCAATGGGCTTCGGATTACCGGCTGCAATTGGAGCAGTGAAAGCTCGCCCAAACGATCAAGTGATTGTGATCACCGGTGACGGTTCGATCCTAATGAATATTCAAGAACTCGGCACCATCAAGCGAGGCAAACTGCCGGTGAAAATTTTGCTACTGGATAACCAACGATTAGGCATGGTTCGCCAATGGCAATCGCTCTTTTTCCACGGTCGCCACAGTCACACCATTTTAGATGACAATCCGGATTTCGTAATGCTTGCCAAAGCCTTTGATATTGAAGGCGAACGTATTGAAAAGGCTTGCGAAGTTTCAGACGGAATTGACCGCTTGTTAAATGCCAAAGGGGCGTATCTGCTCCACGTTTGCATTCCACAAGAAGATAATGTTTGGCCTCTCGTGCCGCCCGGCGCATGCAACGCCGATATGTTAGACGATGATGTGTAG
- the nrfD gene encoding cytochrome c nitrite reductase subunit NrfD, with protein sequence MNEYVPFQTPNLVWDSTIAIYLFLLGISSGAVQLAIAYRNSGAKIEKPSQNWVIRSAAILGTVPTLIGLTLLIFHLTKPWTFWKLMFNYNFTSVMSMGVMLFQVYMAVLVVWIAIMFKDWLAVFISRYLPMFKFVLGWIDFAEAKFIKPIEFILFVLAAVLGAYTGFLLSALVSYPMLNNPVLPALFLASGASSGIAATFLVVLLAGKLSGESNEVYFMHKFEVPIMVTELGLIVAFFVGLHFGGADKQLALSNALSGFWGTVFWIGVMLIGIAIPLIANIFGSHRLKHNVKFIILISVFDLIGVLCLRYFILYAGQLTVAS encoded by the coding sequence ATGAATGAATATGTACCTTTCCAAACCCCAAATTTAGTTTGGGACAGCACCATCGCTATCTACTTATTCCTGTTGGGGATTTCATCAGGTGCGGTTCAGTTAGCGATTGCTTACCGCAACAGTGGAGCCAAAATTGAGAAACCAAGCCAAAACTGGGTAATTCGCAGTGCGGCAATTCTTGGCACGGTGCCAACACTTATCGGTTTAACCTTGCTGATTTTCCACTTGACCAAACCTTGGACATTCTGGAAATTGATGTTCAACTACAACTTCACTTCCGTGATGTCGATGGGGGTAATGCTATTCCAAGTGTATATGGCAGTGTTGGTCGTTTGGATTGCCATAATGTTTAAAGATTGGCTGGCAGTATTTATCAGCCGTTATCTGCCAATGTTTAAATTTGTCTTGGGTTGGATCGATTTTGCTGAAGCGAAATTCATTAAACCGATTGAGTTCATCTTATTCGTGCTGGCAGCAGTGCTTGGGGCTTATACAGGCTTCTTACTCTCGGCTCTGGTGAGCTACCCAATGCTGAATAACCCGGTACTTCCAGCGTTGTTCTTAGCTTCAGGGGCATCATCGGGTATCGCTGCGACTTTCCTTGTGGTTTTACTGGCAGGGAAATTATCGGGCGAAAGCAACGAAGTTTACTTTATGCACAAATTTGAAGTGCCGATTATGGTAACCGAATTAGGCTTAATCGTGGCATTCTTCGTGGGCTTACACTTCGGCGGAGCAGACAAACAGCTCGCTCTCAGCAACGCTCTAAGCGGCTTCTGGGGAACCGTGTTCTGGATTGGCGTAATGCTTATCGGTATTGCCATTCCACTGATTGCCAATATTTTCGGCAGCCACCGCTTGAAACACAACGTGAAATTTATTATCTTGATTTCCGTTTTCGACTTAATCGGTGTACTCTGTTTACGTTACTTTATCCTTTATGCAGGACAGCTTACTGTTGCAAGCTAA
- the thiM gene encoding hydroxyethylthiazole kinase, producing MTKSFQSHFLQKIRQNRPLVHNITNIVAANFSANGLLALGASPIMAAAIEEMESVPALSSAVVINIGTLIGKEVEAMVLAGKTANRLGIPILLDPVGVGATPFRRQTVETLLNEIQFSAIRGNAGELATIAGVAWQAKGVDAGEGSHNMVEIAAQVAKSYQTIVAISGETDVVSNSSHTALLRNGSPMFPQITASGCLLSAVCGAFLAVAEKEQYFNALIEACTAYAVAGEIAAKSLKPTEYGQFAVNLLNELGALTPETVEQYAEVEYV from the coding sequence ATGACCAAATCATTTCAATCCCACTTTTTGCAAAAAATTCGGCAAAATCGACCGCTTGTGCACAACATTACCAATATCGTAGCGGCGAATTTTTCCGCTAATGGCTTGTTGGCTCTCGGGGCTTCACCGATTATGGCAGCAGCCATTGAAGAGATGGAAAGCGTGCCGGCGTTAAGTTCTGCGGTGGTGATCAATATCGGCACATTAATCGGCAAAGAAGTAGAAGCGATGGTGCTTGCCGGCAAAACAGCCAACCGTTTAGGCATTCCTATTCTGCTTGACCCTGTCGGTGTTGGAGCTACGCCATTTCGCCGCCAAACCGTTGAAACCTTGCTAAACGAAATCCAATTCAGTGCAATTCGAGGCAATGCTGGAGAACTCGCCACCATTGCAGGCGTAGCGTGGCAAGCCAAAGGCGTCGATGCCGGCGAGGGCTCGCACAATATGGTGGAAATCGCCGCACAAGTTGCCAAAAGTTACCAAACCATAGTCGCCATCAGTGGAGAAACTGATGTCGTTAGCAACAGCTCACACACTGCGTTATTACGCAACGGCAGCCCGATGTTCCCACAAATTACCGCCTCAGGCTGCTTGCTCAGTGCAGTTTGCGGAGCATTTCTAGCAGTGGCAGAAAAAGAGCAATATTTCAACGCACTGATTGAGGCTTGCACCGCTTATGCCGTTGCCGGTGAAATTGCCGCCAAATCGCTCAAACCAACGGAATACGGGCAGTTTGCGGTGAATTTATTAAACGAACTCGGGGCTTTAACACCGGAAACCGTTGAGCAATATGCGGAAGTGGAATATGTCTAA
- the nrdD gene encoding anaerobic ribonucleoside-triphosphate reductase has protein sequence MIRLEAEQISEKLAFIDHYIQAKNAADGSKMDANANVTQKNIATMENELMKDFFVQINRAKVSEKIAKLFDKETACEYLRQIEAHEIYVHDETSLKPYCVSVTMYPFLRDGLTKLGGESKAPKHLASFCGSFVNFVFAVSSQFAGAVATVEFLTYFDYFARKDYGDNYLETHRLDIENHLQQVVYSINQPAAARGYQSVFWNISVYDKFYFEAMFGNFVFPDFEKPNWETTTKLQLFFMQWFNKERSKAILTFPVVTAAMLTENGKCKDDKFANQMANELAQGNSFFVYQSDNPDSLASCCRLRNEISDHTFSYSLGAGGVATGSINVITINMNRLVQDGRDLSQEVSKIHKYQYAYRKLMEEYLANRMLPVYDAGFISLDKQFLTIGINGMAEAAESQGLKVGYNPEYIEFVQSRLKTIFEANQAASQQYGVKFNTEFVPAENLGVKNAKWDKADGYFVPRDCYNSYFYVVEDEETNALDKFLLHGKELIEWLDGGSALHLNLDEALTANGYRSLLDTAAKTGCNYFCINVKITICNKCSHIDKRTLHRCSKCGSQNIDYGTRVIGYLKRVSAFSSARQKEHSLRFYHREAA, from the coding sequence ATGATTCGCTTAGAAGCGGAACAAATTTCAGAAAAATTAGCTTTTATTGACCATTACATTCAAGCGAAAAATGCAGCTGACGGCTCAAAAATGGACGCTAATGCTAACGTCACTCAAAAAAACATTGCCACAATGGAAAACGAGCTGATGAAAGATTTTTTTGTGCAAATTAATCGAGCGAAAGTCAGCGAAAAAATTGCAAAACTTTTTGATAAAGAGACCGCTTGTGAATACTTACGCCAAATCGAAGCGCACGAAATTTACGTCCACGATGAAACCAGCCTCAAGCCTTACTGTGTCTCGGTAACAATGTACCCGTTCTTGCGTGATGGCTTAACCAAACTCGGTGGCGAATCCAAAGCCCCAAAACATCTCGCTTCTTTTTGCGGATCTTTTGTCAATTTTGTTTTTGCGGTTAGTTCCCAATTTGCCGGAGCTGTTGCGACCGTTGAATTTCTTACCTATTTTGACTATTTTGCCCGTAAAGATTATGGCGATAACTACCTAGAAACCCATCGTTTAGACATTGAAAACCACCTTCAACAAGTGGTTTACAGCATTAACCAACCTGCCGCAGCACGGGGTTATCAAAGTGTGTTTTGGAATATTTCGGTTTACGATAAGTTTTATTTTGAAGCTATGTTTGGCAACTTTGTATTTCCTGATTTTGAAAAGCCAAACTGGGAAACTACGACTAAATTACAACTTTTCTTTATGCAATGGTTTAACAAAGAACGCAGCAAAGCCATTCTCACGTTCCCGGTCGTTACCGCCGCAATGCTCACCGAAAACGGAAAATGCAAAGATGATAAATTTGCCAACCAAATGGCAAATGAACTGGCACAAGGTAATTCCTTTTTTGTTTATCAGTCGGATAACCCTGATTCCCTCGCTTCTTGTTGCCGTTTACGCAATGAAATTAGCGATCACACCTTCTCTTACTCACTCGGTGCTGGCGGTGTCGCAACTGGGTCGATTAATGTGATTACGATTAATATGAACCGTTTGGTGCAAGATGGGCGTGATTTGAGCCAAGAAGTCAGTAAGATCCATAAATATCAGTATGCTTACCGAAAATTGATGGAGGAATATTTAGCAAACAGAATGCTGCCTGTTTATGATGCGGGATTTATTTCACTAGATAAACAATTCCTCACCATCGGCATTAACGGTATGGCGGAAGCAGCAGAATCGCAAGGCTTAAAAGTGGGCTACAACCCGGAATATATTGAATTTGTGCAATCTCGCTTAAAAACGATTTTTGAGGCAAACCAAGCCGCCAGCCAACAATATGGCGTGAAGTTCAACACTGAATTTGTGCCTGCCGAAAATTTAGGGGTAAAAAATGCGAAATGGGATAAAGCAGATGGCTATTTCGTGCCTCGTGATTGCTACAACTCCTATTTCTATGTGGTAGAAGATGAAGAAACTAACGCTCTCGATAAATTCTTACTGCACGGCAAAGAATTGATTGAATGGCTAGATGGCGGCTCTGCCCTGCATTTAAACCTTGATGAAGCCTTAACCGCCAATGGCTACCGTTCTTTATTAGACACTGCCGCCAAAACAGGCTGTAACTATTTCTGCATTAATGTCAAAATCACGATTTGCAATAAATGCAGCCATATCGATAAACGCACTTTACATCGTTGTTCTAAATGCGGCTCGCAAAATATTGACTACGGCACACGGGTTATCGGCTATCTAAAACGGGTTTCCGCCTTTAGTTCTGCCCGCCAAAAAGAACATAGTTTGCGGTTTTATCATAGGGAAGCGGCTTAA
- the nrfA gene encoding ammonia-forming nitrite reductase cytochrome c552 subunit, whose product MKFLAKSLIVATISILGCLQPALAEEAKKESLTDKAVKHEKLGVTVESANHLFAEKYPLQYNSWKATSQSTDRGSALEYDPRYVILWAGYAFSKDYNKPRGHYYAITDVRDILRTGAPKGEDDGPQPMACWTCKGPDVARLIEEKGERGYFDPKWAKYGSEVVNSIGCADCHDTASEEFKQGKPALRVARPHVLRALNTIGWKFEDLDKHGQRPAVCANCHVEYYFKDKKDVTFPWDKGIDVDSIEKYYDEIKFADWTHALSKAPMLKTQHPDFEVWAQGTHGKNGVTCIDCHMPKVKDKDGKVYTEHKIGNPFDNFEATCKTCHEQSKETLEKRVKQYKHDVKEAMIRLEDQLVKAHFEAKAAWEAGATEAEMKDILTAIRHAQWRWDYSAAGHGNHFHAPDVMLRTIATGIDRAADARAELGVVLAKHGVTTPVAIPDISTKEKAQLAIGLDIPKEQAAKDEFLKTVVPQWEKEARAKGLLPAEDAPKADAK is encoded by the coding sequence ATGAAATTTCTAGCAAAAAGCCTGATAGTGGCAACAATTTCAATATTGGGGTGTTTACAGCCAGCTTTAGCTGAAGAAGCAAAAAAAGAGTCTTTAACAGATAAAGCCGTGAAACACGAAAAATTAGGCGTAACGGTTGAGTCTGCAAACCATCTTTTTGCAGAGAAATATCCGCTCCAATACAACTCTTGGAAGGCGACTTCTCAATCAACAGACCGTGGTAGTGCGTTAGAGTACGACCCACGTTATGTGATTTTATGGGCAGGCTACGCATTCTCTAAAGACTATAACAAACCGCGTGGTCACTATTATGCGATTACAGACGTGCGTGATATTTTGCGTACCGGTGCTCCAAAAGGTGAAGATGACGGCCCGCAGCCAATGGCTTGTTGGACTTGTAAAGGCCCTGACGTGGCTCGTTTAATTGAAGAAAAAGGCGAGCGTGGCTATTTTGACCCGAAATGGGCAAAATACGGTTCAGAAGTGGTGAATTCAATCGGTTGTGCTGATTGCCACGATACGGCTTCAGAAGAGTTTAAACAGGGTAAACCGGCATTGCGTGTGGCTCGCCCTCACGTATTACGTGCATTAAACACTATTGGCTGGAAATTTGAAGACTTAGATAAACATGGACAACGCCCAGCGGTGTGTGCAAACTGCCACGTGGAATACTACTTCAAAGATAAGAAAGATGTGACTTTCCCTTGGGATAAAGGTATTGATGTTGATAGTATCGAAAAATACTACGATGAAATCAAATTTGCTGATTGGACACATGCGTTATCTAAAGCACCAATGTTAAAAACTCAGCACCCTGACTTTGAAGTTTGGGCTCAAGGTACACATGGTAAAAATGGCGTGACTTGTATTGATTGCCATATGCCGAAAGTGAAAGACAAAGACGGAAAAGTTTATACCGAACACAAAATCGGTAATCCGTTCGATAACTTTGAAGCAACTTGTAAAACTTGCCACGAGCAAAGCAAAGAAACGCTTGAAAAACGTGTGAAACAATACAAACACGATGTGAAAGAAGCGATGATTCGTTTAGAAGATCAATTAGTGAAAGCTCACTTCGAAGCGAAAGCGGCTTGGGAAGCTGGCGCGACTGAAGCTGAAATGAAAGATATTTTAACTGCAATTCGTCATGCTCAATGGCGTTGGGACTACTCAGCAGCAGGTCACGGTAACCACTTCCACGCACCTGACGTAATGCTACGCACTATCGCAACCGGTATTGACCGAGCAGCAGATGCTCGTGCAGAGTTAGGTGTGGTATTAGCGAAACACGGTGTGACCACCCCGGTTGCAATTCCAGATATCTCAACCAAAGAGAAAGCTCAATTAGCGATTGGTTTAGATATTCCTAAAGAGCAAGCTGCGAAAGATGAATTCTTAAAAACAGTTGTTCCACAATGGGAAAAAGAAGCTCGTGCTAAAGGCTTATTGCCAGCAGAAGATGCACCAAAAGCAGATGCAAAATAA
- the ilvM gene encoding acetolactate synthase 2 small subunit has translation MQTYQLTLRANKRPETLERILRVIRHRGFELKSLNVESDERIFNLTLTLSSQRPLTLLTHQLEKLFDIIEIN, from the coding sequence ATGCAAACATATCAATTAACTCTCAGAGCAAATAAGCGCCCAGAAACCTTAGAACGTATCTTGCGCGTGATTCGTCATCGTGGTTTTGAACTAAAAAGTTTAAATGTAGAATCTGATGAGCGTATTTTTAACTTAACATTAACATTAAGTAGCCAACGCCCACTAACACTATTAACCCATCAATTAGAAAAACTTTTTGATATTATCGAAATCAATTAG
- the nrfB gene encoding cytochrome c nitrite reductase pentaheme subunit produces the protein MKNLISKAGRGIALLQAAVFASFFAISTASAEMPAPPKPLWQSEQADNSQITQDARRDPNKYCTQCHESANATGKPFHHAGKHFQKDVKSPNNGEQITCVSCHGNISESHRKGAKDVMRFNPHGKASNSELERSVHEQNQVCMACHNPDTLREKFWAHDTHASKISCTNCHEIHPEKEPMKGIAEKDRIKLCVDCHTKVHSGEFKNPAMKSTEAKGTK, from the coding sequence ATGAAAAATTTAATCTCAAAAGCAGGGCGAGGAATCGCCCTCCTACAAGCGGCGGTATTTGCAAGTTTTTTTGCGATTTCAACCGCTAGTGCAGAAATGCCGGCTCCGCCAAAACCACTTTGGCAATCTGAGCAAGCGGATAATTCACAAATTACCCAAGACGCTCGCCGTGATCCGAATAAATACTGTACGCAGTGTCACGAATCGGCGAATGCAACAGGTAAACCGTTCCACCACGCTGGCAAACACTTCCAGAAAGATGTGAAAAGCCCGAATAACGGTGAGCAAATTACTTGTGTAAGCTGCCACGGCAATATTTCTGAAAGCCACCGTAAAGGGGCGAAAGATGTGATGCGTTTTAATCCGCACGGTAAGGCATCTAACTCTGAGTTAGAGCGTTCTGTTCACGAGCAAAACCAAGTGTGTATGGCATGCCATAATCCGGACACTTTGCGTGAAAAATTCTGGGCTCACGATACTCACGCATCAAAAATTTCGTGCACTAACTGCCACGAAATTCATCCGGAAAAAGAGCCGATGAAAGGTATTGCAGAGAAAGATCGTATCAAACTCTGCGTAGATTGCCATACCAAAGTGCATTCAGGAGAATTTAAAAATCCTGCAATGAAATCCACAGAAGCAAAAGGAACAAAATAA